The sequence CGCCATCAGGCGGAAGCGTCGTGGGACGGCCCTGGCAACCTGCTGGACGCGGCCGGCGTGGCCCTGGACCCCCAGACGCGGGGCCGGGGGCCGCTGGTGGTGTTCGGCGGTGACATCTTCGACGCCCGCACCGTGACCAAGGTCCACAGCACTGCCGTAGATGCCTTCGGCGGGTATCCCGGCCCCATTGGGCGCATAGACCGGCTGGAGGGCCACAGCCACGTGCGCTACTTCGCCCGTCCGGAAGAGCGTCCGGTGTACCGACCTGCCGCGCTCAGCGCCCGCGTGGAAATTCTGTACGCCTACGCCGGCTGGGCAGGCGAAGGCTTTGCCGAGGCCCTCGCCCGCGCCGACGGCCTGGTCATTGCAGCGCTGGGCGCCGGCAACCTGCCCGCCGAGCTGCTGCCGCTGGTGGCCGGAGCGCAGGGCAGCGGCAAGCCCATCGTCATTGCCACGCGCACCGACGCGGGCGCTGTGATTCCGGCTTACGGCTACGCGGGAGGCGGCGCAACACTGCAGGCCGCCGGAGCCATTCCGGCCAGCTTCCTGAACGCCCACAAGGCGCGCATTCTGCTGCTGGTGCTGCTCAGCTTAGGCTGGTCACGCGGGCAAATCGCTGACGCATTTTCTGCAGGAAGCCTTTAGCCTTGCAGCCGCAGTCCTCGGGGGCGTCGGCCAGCAGGGCGTCCACGGAGATATCCAGGCCTTTACGCAGGTCTTCGGGCAGCGCCTGCTCGAACTGAATACTGCCGGCCGGCTCGCTGAACTGCCGCAGCAGCAGGCAGCGGGCCTCTTCGCCGCAGCGCAGCGGGCGGCCGTTCACGAATACGGCCTGTACGCGTTCGTTGCTCAGGTGCAGGCACATGCGGGCCTCGCTCGCCAGGTTCTTCAGGGCGAGGATGCCGGTCTGGGCCTTGACGCTGCTCAGCGCCTGCGAAAAGTCCTGGTTGTGGAAGTTGCCAGCTAGGGTCATGTGAAGCCTCCTGAAGGGTCGAATTCAAGAATAGTCAGCCACTGGCCTGGTTCTGGAACCGTTCCACAACTCCACCCCCCTGGGTCGGCCCGCCGCTGCGGTGTACTTTTTCTTAATTCTGACTAAAGAATATTCATCCTTATAACGAATCTGTGTAACGCAAAGTACACAGCTGGCATTCATTTCCATGACATTCCAGACGTCACGGTGCAGAAAGTTTGCTGGCATTCTCGTGTGGCTTCCGGCGTTTGGGAGAGATGCAGTTTGTAAGAAAAGGCCATTGTTCTTGTCAGAATTGAAGCAATTTGTGCCGTTCTGATAGCGGTCTGTCAGGCTCCAGCTGCTGGCAGAGTCAGGCTGTACACCCGCTGCGCGTTGTGGGTGGTCTGGGCTTCTAACTCGGCGGGGTCTAGACCGCGCAGGGCCGCCACGAACTCCAGCGTGTGCCGCACGTAGCCGGGGCGGTTGGGCTTGCCCCGTTTCGGCACCGGAGCCAGAAAGGGAGCGTCCGTTTCCAGCAGCAGGCGGTCCAGGGGCACCTCACGGGCGGCGGCCTGAATCTCGGGGGCGTTTTTGTACGTCACGTTGCCGGCAAAGCTGAAGTGGTGCCCCTGCTCCAGCCCGTAGGCCAGCAAGTCGCGGTTCCCTGAAAAGCAGTGCAGAATCAGCCGCACATGCTCCCAGTGCGGCAGCACGTCCAGCAATCCCCGGTGGGCACTGTCCTCGCCCCGTTTGTCGCGCACGTGAATCACCAGCGGCTTGCCGGTGCGGCCGGCCAGGTCCAGCTGCCATTCCAGGGCCGCCAGCTGCTGCGGGCGCTGTCCCGCGTCCCAGTAGTCGTCCAGCCCGCTTTCCCCGATACCGACCACGCGGGGATGCTCCGCCAGCCGCTCCAGCTCGGCTCGGTGCTCCGGGGTGTCGTCTTCGGTGCCGGTGGGGTGAATACCGACGGTGGCCCAGACATCGGGGAACTGCTCGGCCAGGGCCACGGCGCTGCGGGCGTGCTGGATGCCGGCCCCGATACAGACCATGCCGCTCAGGCCCAGTTCGCCGCGTGCCGATGCGGGGGCGTCCAGGTAGTCGAGGTGGCAGTGGGTATCAATCATGCCAGGCAGCATGACACGCCGCTGCCGGGCAAAGTGGCCGGTCAGGGGGAGAGGTCCCGCAAAAGGGAGGGCCTTCCATCCAGCAACCGTGAACGCGGCCAGGCCATCTGAGTTAATCTGACTTGCAACCCCCCGACTGGGAAGCAGTGAACCCCTACATTCTGTCCGCAGCCTGCGAGCTGCCCCGCTGTGCCCAGACCGGGTGCGGCGGTAAGTCCGCCCCGTGAGGCGGCGATGGAGGCCCTATGAACAGCAGCGCACCTCTGTACGAGGGCAAGGCCAAAAAGGTCTTTGCCACTGAGAACCCCGCCGAGTACATCGTCCAGTACAAGGACGACGCCACCGCCTTCAACGCCCAGAAGCGCGGCGAGTGGGCCGGCAAGGGAGCTACCAACAACGCGATTACCGCGCACCTGTTTCCTCTGCTGGAAGCTGCCGGTATCCCCACGCACTTTATTGAGCAGCTCTCCGACACCGAGCAGCGCGTGAAGGCCGTGACCATCGTGCCGGTAGAAGTAATCGTGCGGAACATTGCCGCCGGAAGCTTCAGCAAGCGCCTGGGCGTGGAAGAAGGCGAGAAACTCAGCCGCCCCGTGGTGGAGTACTGCTACAAGTCCGACGCGCTGGGCGACCCGCTGATTAACACCGACACCGCTTTAGCCCTCGGTTGGGCCAGCGAAGAAGACCTGACCCGTATCCGCGAGCTGGCGCTGAAAGTGCGTGACTTCCTGGTGCCCTACTTCGAGAAGCGGGGCGTGACCCTGGTGGACTTCAAGTTGGAATTCGGCAAGCTGCCGGGCGGTGAAATCGTGCTGGCCGACGAAATCAGCCCCGATACCTGCCGCTTCTGGGACGCTCAGACCGGCGAAAAGCTCGACAAGGACCGCTTCCGCCGCGACCTGGGTGGAGAAGCCGAGGCCTACGCCGAGATGCTGCGGCGCGTGACCAGCGAGGTCTAAGGGGCCAGGAGGCAAAGGGTCTAAGAAAGTTGGTTAACCCATTTTCTAGACCCTTGGCTTATTTCAAAGCCATACCAATGACCGCCCCAGCAGCTTTGACCCTTAGACCTCTCGACCCTTAGACAATCTCCGAAGGAGTCCCAAATGCCTCAATACAACGCCAAAGTTTACGTGACCCTCAAGCCTTCTATCCTCGACCCACAGGGCCGCACGGTGGAGCGCGCGCTCTCGCACCTGGGCCAGAGCAACGTGAGCGGCGTGCGTGTGGGCAAGTATATCGAGCTGCAACTGACCGGCGAGCGCGGCGACGTGGAAGCCCAGCTCAAGGACATGGCCGAGAACGTGCTGAGCAACCCCATCATGGAAGACGTGAAGTGGGAAGTGGAGGAGGCCGCGCAGTGAAAACTGCCGTCGTTCAATTCCCCGGCTCCAACTGCGACACCGACGCTTTGGAAGCCGCCAAGTTGCTGCTGGACAAGGACGCCGAGTTCGTCTGGCACACCGAAACCGAGCTGCCGGAAGGCACCGAACTGGTGTTCATTCCTGGGGGCTTCAGCTACGGCGACCACCTCCGCAGCGGCGCGATTGCCGCCCGCAGCCCCATCATGAATGCCGTCAAGGCCCACGCTGAAGCGGGCGGTTGCGTGCTGGGCGTGTGCAACGGCTTTCAGGTACTGACCGAAAGTGGCCTGTTGCCCGGAGCACTCAGCCGCAACCGTGACCTGCACTTCCACTGCGCTCCCGTGCATCTGGTGGTGGAAAACGCCGACACCGACTTCAGCCGCGCCTACGAGAAGGGACAGGTCATCGAAATCCCTATCGCGCACGGCGAAGGCAACTTCTACGCCGATGCCGAAACCATTGGCCGCCTGGAAACCGAGGGCCGCGTGGTGTTCCGCTACAAGGACAACCCCAACGGCAGCCTCAACGACATCGCGGGCATCGTGAACGAAGGCGGCAACGTGCTGGGCATGATGCCCCACCCCGAGCGGGCCGTGGAACTGCTGCTGGGCAGTGAGGATGGTCGGGGCGTGTTCGAGTCGCTGAAGCGCAGGAAGTAACCGAAAAGCGGGCGTGGAAAGACTGGCGCTCTCTCTCGCTGTGGCTCTGTTTTGCGTCTGACGGCGCCCGCCCACACAGGCGAAGCGCGGGGTCAGTTCAGAACCTTTTTTACCTTTCCAGTTTGATGACCTGGTTCCCGGCGGCTGTAACGTGAAGCCAAGACGCTCGGGGACATTTCGAAACAACAGATTCTCAGGAGTTCCCATGACTCAAGCAACCCTCCGTGACCAAGCCGCCACCTTCGGCCTTTCTACCGAAGAATTTGACATCCTCGTCGAGCGCATCGGGCGCGAACCTAATGCGCTGGAAGCCGCCATCGTGGGCGCGATGTGGTCCGAGCACTGTGGCTACAAGAACAGCCGTCCCCTCTTCAAAGTGTTTCCCACCGAAGGCCCACAGGTGCTGCAAGGCCCCGGCGAGAACGCGGGCGTGATTGACATTGGCGAGGGCTACGGCGTGGCCTTCAAGATGGAATCACACAACCACCCCTCCGCCGTGGAACCCGTGCAGGGCGCAGCGACGGGCGTAGGCGGCATCCTGCGCGACATCTTTGCGATGGGCGCTCGGCCCTTTGCGGTGCTGGACAGCCTGCGCTTTGGCGACCCCGAAAGCCCCCGCACCCGTTTCCTGTTGAATGGTGTGGTGGACGGCATTTCGCACTATGGCAACGCCATCGGCGTGCCCACAGTAGGCGGCGAAACCATCTTCCACCCCAGCTATCAGGAAAACCCGCTGGTGAACGTGATGGCGCTGGGGCTGCTGCGCCACGAAGACCTCGCCAAAGGCACGATGGGCGAAGTGGGCAACCAGATTATTTACGTCGGTTCCAAGACGGGCCGCGACGGTCTGGGTGGGGCCGTGTTCTCCAGCGCCGACCTGAGCGCCGCCAGTCAAGCAGACCGCCCCGCCGTGCAGGTGGGCGACCCCTTCATGGAGAAACTGCTGCTGGAAGCCACCCTGGAAGCGATTCAGGCGGGCCTCGTGGCGGGCGTGCAGGACATGGGCGCGGCGGGTCTGGTGTCCAGCACCTGTGAAATGGCTTACCGCGCAGGCCTGGGCATCAGCATGAACCTGAATGACGTGCCCACCCGCGAAACGGGCATGGTGCCGATGGAGCTGTGCCTGTCTGAGTCGCAGGAGCGCATGATTCTGGTGCCGGTGCCGGGCAAGGAGCAGGAGCTGTACGACCTGCTCGCCAAGTGGGAACTGGACGTGGTGAATATCGGGCAGGTGGAAGACCACCAGAACTACCGCCTGATTTGGGACGGCGAAGTGGTGTGCGACCTTCCCGTAGACCTGCTGAACGAAGCGCCCAAGTACACCCGCGAAGGTGTAGAAAATCCTGACATTATCGCCAAGCGTGAAATGGACCTCAGCGGCATCCAGATGCCGAACGACCTCGGCGCGGTGCTGACCGACCTGCTCTCGCACCCCACCATTGCCAGCAAGAAGCCGATTTTTGAGCGCTACGACCACCAGGTGATGACGAATACCGTGGTGGTGCCCGGAGCCGCCGACGCTGCGGTGATGCGCGTGCGTGGCACAAGCATCGGCGTAGCCGCCACCAGCGACTGCAACCCCCGTTTTGTGTACCTGAACCCCTACACGGGCGCTGCCGCAGCTGTGGCCGAAGCCGCCCGCAACCTGGCCTGCGTGGGCGCGACTCCGCTGGCGATTACCGACAACCTCAACTTCGGCAACCCGCACGACCTGGGCGTGTACTACCAGCTTCAGCAAGCAGTGCAGGGCATTGCGGATGCCTGCCGCGCCCTGAACACGCCCGTGACTGGCGGCAACGTGAGCCTCTACAACCAGTACGTGGAAGGGGACCAGAAGGTCGCCATTCACCCCACCCCGACCATCGGCATGGTGGGCGTGCTGCCCGACGTGACCAAACATGTGGGCCAGCAGGTGCCCGTCGGCCCGCACAGCCTCTACCTGCTGGGCGAACTGGCCCAGACCATCGGGGCCAGCCAGTACCTGGAAACCGTCCACGGCCTGGAAGCGGGTCAGGTGCCTGCGCTGGACCTGGAGCTGCACCGCAAAGTCATTGACGGCACCCTGGCGCTGATTCGGGAAGGTCTTGCCGCCGCCGCCCACGATGCCAGCGAAGGCGGTCTGAGCGTGGCGCTGGCCGAGATGCTGCTGGGCGGCACCCAGGGCGCCAGCATCACCCTGGACGCCCCCTTGGACACCCGCGCCGACGCGCTGCTGTTCGGGGAAACCCATTCCAGCATCGTGGTGGCCGTGCCGGTGGGTCAGGAAACTGCCGCCGAAGCCCGCCTGGGCGAACTGGACGTGCCCTTCAAGCTGCTGGGCGACGTGAACGAGCAAAGCGGCGAACGCCTCACGGTTGCGCTGCCGCAACATGGACTAAATTTCAGCGTGAGCATTGACGCGATGAAACAGGCCCATAGCGGTGCCTTGCGGGAGATTCTGGCATGATTTTTGACCCCGCTACCGACAAACCCCAAGACGAATGCGGCGTCTTCGGCATCTATTCTCCCCAGCCGCAGGACCTGGCCTGGATGACCTACCTGGGCCTGTTCGCCCTGCAGCACCGTGGCCAGGAGGCGGCCGGGATCTGCGTCAGCAACGGCGAGAAGCTGCACGTGGAAAAGGACCTGGGCCTGGTCACGCAGGTGTTCACGCCCGAGCGGATGGCGTCGTTCAGCCTGCCGGACGCCCGCGTGGGCATCGGGCACGTGCGCTACTCCACCACCGGCTCCAACCTGCGCTTCAACGCCCAGCCGCTGAACACCCGCACCAACAAGGGCATTCTGGGCTTTGCCCACAACGGCAACTTCGTGAACGCCCTGGAAGTCCGCGCCGAGATGCTGGAAGAAGGCGCCCTGTTCCAGACCACCAACGACTCTGAGGTGATGCTGAACCTGATTGCCCGTGAAAGCGGCAAGGACCTGGTCGAGGCGGCGGCCCACGCCATGCAGCGTCTCAAGGGTGGCTACGCCTGCGTGCTGATGAGCCGCACCCAGCTGATCGGTTTCCGCGACCCCAACGGCGTGCGCCCGCTGGTGCTGGGGCAGCGTGAGGACGGGGCTTACGTGCTGGCCTCCGAGCCGTGTGCCCTGTACGCGGTGGGGGCCCGCCTGCTGCGCGACGTGCAGCCCGGCGAGCTGGTCAGCATCGACGAGCAGGGCCTGCACTCGCTGATGGTGGAGCCTGCTCAGCCCACGCCCTGCTCGTTCGAGTGGATTTACTTTGCCCGCAGCGACAGCCAGCTGGACGGGGTAGACGTGCACGAAAGCCGCATTCGCATGGGCGAGCAACTGGCCCGCGAGAAGCCCGTAGAAGCCGACGTGGTGGTGCCTGTGCCCGACTCCGGCATCGGGGCCGCCATCGGCTACGCCCGCGAGAGCGGTATTCCCTTCGACTACGGCCTGTACAAGAACCCCTACGCGGGCCGCACCTTTATCGCGCCCACCCAGGAAGCCCGCGAGCTGAAGGTCAAGATGAAGCTGAGCCCCACCTCCGCCATTCGCGGTAAGCGCGTGGTGCTGGTAGACGACTCCATCGTGCGCGGCACCACCAGCCGCCAAATCGTAAACCTGCTGCGCGAAGCGGGGGCCGCCGAGGTCCACTTCCGCGTGAGCAGCCCGCCCATCACCCACCCGTGCTTTTACGGCATCGACACCGCCGCCCGCAAGGAGCTGGTGGCCTCTACCCACAGCGTGGAAGAAATCCGCGACCTGATTGGGGCCGACACCCTCGCCTTTATCAGCGAAGGCGGCCTGCGTGAAGCTATCGGGGGCCAGGGCCTCTGCGGGGCGTGCTTTACGGGCGACTACCCTGCGGGCGTGCCGCTGCTGAACGACGTGGATAAGCTGGCGCTGGAGGGGTGAGTCTTTCGAAAGACTAATCGTTACCATTGTTGCTATCCTCATGACAATGGTGATATGGCCATTTAGTTTATAACATAATAAAGGAGAAATATATGCTGATGGCTGCTTCCTCACGAGAGCTTATTGGTACGAGTCCCCTCAAAATATTTCTGGAAATCAGAGCCGAACGTAGGGACGCCCCCGATTATTTAGTCGAGAGAATGAATAATATATTTCAAACTGCTATCAAGTTGGCTGATGGTGATGTGATATTGCCCAATGCAGATAAAGAAGCCCTCGATTTAGCCATTTCTATAAAGTCTGACCGTTTCATTTCTTCAACTGTGAGATCACTTGATTCGGCAGGCGAAATAGAGGGTGAGATTGCACGTGAGATGCTTGAACATTTGGGGCTGGGATTTGCTCGCCTTTTCTGATCTCTTACTTCTGCGGAAGAATCTTAAAGCTCTTTTAGAAGTACCTTATTTCAATGCTGGTATTTATGCTTATATAACCGATTTACTAGAAGCAATAGATTACTGCACGGAAAATTTTGGAGATCTGGATCCTAAAGTTGTAAGGGGCGTATCTGATCTAGTTTGGTCTTCCTATACTTATATCTCTAATAGTAATACGAAGGAAATTCCGTATGAGTTGGAGTATCTGTTGCAGTCATCTCTATCAGAGTTTGTAGATTTAGATTCTATTATCATAACTGCTTTTACTAATAACAAGATGATGTTCCACTTTTATAATGCTAATGTTATAAGTGGAATTCAAGAGTTATTACCTCAAATATCACTAAAAAGTGTCGATACGCACATAATTCAGGTTGCAATGCCTAAATTTTATTCTAGAAATGCTATCTACATGATTCCTATGTATCACGAACTTGGGCATTTTATGGATAGGCTTTATAATATAAGTGAAGTAATGCTTTTAAATTCGGATAGCAGTTTAATTGATTATATGAATTTACCTGAAGAATTTAATAACTTAAGCCCTAAACAAAAAATTTACATACTTAAGAATCACCTCGCTGAATATTTTTGCGATACTTTTGCGGCCTGCTTTGTTGGAGAGACTATAACTGACTTTCTAGCCGAAATAGGTGCTTCCGATTATGACTCAGAAACCCATCCAGCAACTTTCAAACGCAAAACACATATAGAAAATTTTCTTTTGGGTATCGATACACCAATCACTCAATCAGTCTCGGATACAGTTGCCCTCATGGGAATGAAGCCATTGGCTCGCTACTTCGAAGAGCCCAATGTATCTACTCCTTTGACTGAAGCTATTACAGTTCAGGCTGCTAACCGTAGAGAAGTTCACGGGTTGCTCGTTTCCTACTGGAAGTATCTCAAAGAAGTTTACAGTACGGTGTCCCTGCATGAATATTCCAAAGAGTTCAACATCAGCAATGATTTAATCGTAAAGTCGATCCGCAATTATTCGATTAGAGAGAAATGGGAAAATGTCAATAGTAACGCATAAAAATCTGTCTGGTGCTATAAATAAAGGCATTGACAGCGTGCTTATTGATCCGTTACTTGATGAATCACAAATCGGTAACATTTCCGTTGATTTAAGGCTTGGATACGACTTTCTTGTATCCATAAAGACCCGTTCATCCTATATATCACTTGATAAACATGGAAATTATAGAAGTACCACATCCTATTTTCAAAATACTAGACGTGATGTAGGTGATGGCTTCTTGGTATATCCAGGACAGTTAGTTCTGACAACGAGTTTAGAATATGTAAAATTACCAGGAAACATCTATGCTGAGATAATAACTCGCAGTAGCTACAACCGTTTGGGCATAAGGCTATCAACTACTTTGCAGCCCGGATTCAGGGGATGTGTACCTATAGAAATTGCTAACGATAGCAATAATCCTGTAGAGCTTATAATTGGTAGTAGGTTAATACAGATGAAACTCTATTCAATCGACGAAGATCTTGATTATGGATCTTCATCTAGAAAATATTATGGGGATACTTCACCAAATTCCTCTAGAGCATCTGAAGATTATGAAATAGCTTTACTCGCTTCAATGAGTAAAAAATCTAAAATTCTATAGTGATATTCAGTATAGTTATCTGAGGAATTTATCTTTTTAATCAATGTCTATATCATTAATTCACCCCTATTAGATTGATTTCTAAATCCTTCTATTACGTAAAGTCACAATCTGTTAGAATGTTTCTGAGTTAAGACGTGAGCGTGACTACCACCCAACCTACCATCGCCTTAGTCAACGGTCAAAAAGATTGGCAAGAAGTCTTTCCAGATGCCAGAGTGCGTCAGTACCGCTCGCAGAAGGCGCAGTGATACGCGCACGGCTCGGAGCTGTAGCTGCTAGATGAACAGGGCTGCACCCGGATGGATGGGATGTTGTGGTGGTTCGGAGCCATTCGCCTGACTGGAACTCCCTGTGTCAATCCTGCCGCGACCCTTCAGCGCGGCTTTGGCTGCCTGTCCATGCTGGCCGCAATGCAGGCGGCGGAGCTGCCGCTGATGCCTCAGAGTGTGGGGTTATTGGTTTCGACCTGCTGGCAGCGCGGTTGATGGCTCAATTGGCTTGAGGTGGGAATCCCTGCATCCAACGCCTCAATTGCCTTCACAACCCCAAATGCATCCTTAGCTTCCCATCCAACTCTGCCATCAAGTCATCCGGCACATGCCCCAGCCGTTTGATGAGGCGGCTGGCGTGGGCCGCCCGCATGGCTTCCACCTGCGCTTTGCTGTCATGGTCCAGACCTGTGCGCTGGTTGGGCAGAATCACGTTGGTTACGTACACGCGCTCCACGTTGCTGGTGAGCGGAACCGTCATCAGCAGGTGTGCCCCGGCGTTGTTGGCATTGTTGCTGACGATGACGCCAGGGTGAACCTGCGCCGCTTCTCCCTCGCGGCCATCGGGGCGGTAATTGATCAGCCAGATGTCGCCGCGCCGGACGAGTTTCAAGGTTGCTCCAGGCCGTCTGCATTGTCAGCGGGGTAGAGTTCTAGCCCTTCAGCCTGTGCAGTGCCCAGGTCGCGGTAGGCGGCCTCCAGCTCACTGGTTTGCAGCGCCCGAACCGCTTCGGCCAGTGCAGCGCTGCGGGTGTCCAGCCCGTGCCGCTTCTGGTAGTCGTCCAAAAAACGGCTCAGTTCCGTGGGCAAAGTCGCACTGATTCGAGTGGCATAACTCATGCTACCTACTATGCCATACTCCCTCCCATGAACTTGCTCCTCATCCGTCATGCCCAGTCTGCCAACAACCTGCTGTACGCCGAAACAGGGAGCAGCGAAGGCCGCCACCCCGACCCACCACTGACCGACCTGGGCCACGCTCAGGCGGCGGCTTTGGCGCAGTTTGCCTGTAGCGACGCCACCTTTGGGCGGGTTACCCACCTCTATTCCAGCCTGATGCGCCGCTCGGTGCAGACGGCGGCTCCGCTGGCGCAGGCGCTGGGGCTGCCCGTGCAGGGGCTGGCGCTGGCGCATGAGGCGGGCGGCATCTTCGGCAAGGACGAGGCGGGCGAGCGGCAGGCGCTGGCGGGTGCGGCGCACGCCGACCTGCTGGCGGACAACCCCGCGCTGCTGTGGCCGCCAGAGCTAGATATGCAGGAGCCTTGGGCGGGTGGCTTCGAGCACTATGCGGACGATGACCGCGTGCTTCAGCAGCGGGCCGCCGCGCTGCTGCGGCAGTTGCGCGGGCACCATGCGCCAGCGGGCGAGGCGGGGGAGACGGTGGCGCTGGTCACGCACGGGCACTTTACCCAGTACCTGCTGCGCGAGGTGACCGGGCATGGCAGCGCCTATTTCCGCGTGTTCAACACGGCCACCACGCTGCTTACCCTGCACGGCCCCGAAACTCCCGCCGAGTGGGGGCCGCTGGTGGTCTGGGTGAACCGCTTCGACCACCTTGCACCCGAGCAGGTGTCGGTGTAGGCGAGCGGTGGGGCAGGAGGGCGCAAGCCTAAGCGTCTGCTCAAGGTGCCGGCGCAGTGCAGGAGCGCATACTCGGAGTCAGAGCCAGACAACCTGCCCCGAAATTCCCTCATAACGGCTCTAGGAGACCCTATGAAACTGAAAGCTTCTGTCCTGATGTACGCCCTGGGCTATGCCTCTATCGCTGCCAGCGCCTACCGCTACCTCACCAATGAAGACAGCGGCGACGAGCGCGACGGCCTGTTTATGGGCCACTGGGCGCCCACCTTCTTCATCCTGGGCAAGGCCGCCGAGGACCGCGAAGTGCGCGGCCACCCCACCTGGTCGCTGGACTGGGAAAGCGGCAAATAACGTTTCCGCCATACCACGCAAATCCCCCGCCAGTGTTGCGGGGGATTTTTTGAGGGCTCTGTAGGATGTGGGGGCCAGAAGGTCAGACCTGAGGTTCGCGGCCCGAGCCGTGCAGCTCCACCGGCTGGCTTTTGCGCAGCCGCATGTTGAACAGCTCCACCGCGATAGAAAAGCCCATGGCGAAGTAGGTGTAGCCCTTGGGAATGTGGAAGCCCAGGCCGTCGGCAATCAGG is a genomic window of Deinococcus proteolyticus MRP containing:
- a CDS encoding histidine phosphatase family protein, which gives rise to MNLLLIRHAQSANNLLYAETGSSEGRHPDPPLTDLGHAQAAALAQFACSDATFGRVTHLYSSLMRRSVQTAAPLAQALGLPVQGLALAHEAGGIFGKDEAGERQALAGAAHADLLADNPALLWPPELDMQEPWAGGFEHYADDDRVLQQRAAALLRQLRGHHAPAGEAGETVALVTHGHFTQYLLREVTGHGSAYFRVFNTATTLLTLHGPETPAEWGPLVVWVNRFDHLAPEQVSV